The following nucleotide sequence is from Scleropages formosus chromosome 4, fSclFor1.1, whole genome shotgun sequence.
TTCTGTCTCCATCTACCTAGATTAAGCATCttcaattttttgtttaaaataaaaacccttTCCTGAAAAATTTACTTCCTTCAGTGCATTATGTGACTTTGCATTCTTACGAGAGGAACCCAGCAGAACTCAAAATCACAAGTACCCAACTGCAGAACTGATGAAACAAAAGGTGCGCTGGTATTTACTCAGTAGTATAGTAGTTAATGGGACACTGTCACCTCAGCTGGTACTCCATATGTTAACTAGCATTAAATGCATCCTCTAAAACCTGCAGGGATCCAGCTTTCAAAGACCACAGGCCAGAGTTGTGCGCCTCACATCTATCTGATGTACCATTTTGAGTTAAGCACCAAAAAACTACCTCACACTCACATGGACTTCTTTTGTTTGGAGTTAATTAGCAGGAGCAGAAAAATTGTTGAAAATGTGCACGGTAATATctttatccattcattcatgCCGATTTGGTTATCAGGAGAAGTTCAAGCAATTACAAAGCAGCCAATTATTCTGGTTTCTGTAACCCACAGAATTTATATTTAGGCTTTTAGTTAACCACCTTGGTCTTACAACACAGAAACAGTAGTAAGAGTCACTTTTCAATTAAATACTAAGGAACAATTAAACTGCCTTGATCATTACAATAATTATTTGTGTGGTATTTTGTCTGATTCATTGACTACAATGAACAGTTATGTTTTGGCTACATGGGAAAGAAAGGTTTACTGGTCCTCCAACATTCTTGACAGAAGGCCTATATGCTGTCTATGTTGGTTCAGTCATCTGCACTATGCTGTTCACTACACTTTAATGTCAGTTCACACACAGCATAGCAATAGGTCCATGTACAGTCGTGGAACTAAGAAAGTCCAAAGACTGCTGATTCCTGTTGGGCCTCCTGCAGCTGGACTCTCCTCAttttcctttccccaaaaaTCCTTATGGACGGCTGATTTTGGTTAGTGTACCACCTGAAAATTTCCCCAGTCACCTCAGCCATCCACAGCATATTTAGGCACAGGGTGGGGTCTTGCAAAGGTGGAGGGTGTTCTACCCGACGTTCACACCCAGTCCACACTGCAGCTTATCCCCACGATGGTTGACAAAAGCTCCCATGATCAAGGTAGCAGGTAGGGGGCGTAGTCGCTTCTCCAAAACACCGCCGATGATGCACCGGCTGTCCACCATCCCTGAAAGAGAACAAGGTCAATGGCTAAGGGTGAACGACATCTTCTGGGGGAAATTTGTCTcactaacactttttttttgtgcttctatAACATGGTATTGCTAGAAAGAGTCGTTAACTGAGGCTTATAGTAAAGTTAGGATTTTTTGAAAACTACATTACAGTCAGTGCTTGTTGGATATAAAGCAAAATGATAAACTGGAATTAATGGCTTTTCACGAAAATCAACCATACAAGATAGTGAACGGCAGTGACCAGAGAGAAAATGTTCACCTCTGAAGACCATGTTGGCTTCAGGGAGATCCATCTGGTAGCCAAAAGAAAAAGTAGTTTCCTGAGTCCTTGTGCTGGCTTCAAATTCCACCCCAACCTGAATCTGGAACACACACCATCAAACTGCAAAGAACTCCTTTAACCACTGTCAAATTCAGCAAACATCAACCGTCAAGCAATGCTTGGCTGACCAGGATCAATGTTGTGTGCAGGAGAGCCACAATGCGGTTCAGCTTTATAGTCTGGAAGCATCCTCACCTGTATGTGTTTAAATGTcaacaatgtttgtgtgtgcaccTGTTTTTTAACtatgcaaaaaaattcaaaggcaTCACTAGGCAATAGAAGGATGGCTGTTGCACTTCCATCATACCTGCTTGTTGGCTCTGTGGTAGTAGCTCATGTGGGCACCTCCTTTGCCAGCGTTTAATGTCGCCACCCAGTTTGGtcctggagaagaagcagagaaaattaatatttttttaaatcagcccCCAAATATTCAGCACAaaaggaaccccccccccccccaactattAAAGGTCCAACACATCTCATGACATAGTGTTTGCCTAAGCTTGTCCAACCCTTGTAACCTGAATATTGGCCTGCCAACGTGAGGATTCCGCCCTCCTCAGCACGACCGCGGTGGTATACCAGCTCCCCTCCCAGGACCAATTGTGAGGATACACTCTGGAGGAAGTGTGCCACCATGATCACTGTTATCATTGAAACACAGGCACATGACCacacaaaaagatgaaaaagaacaacaagaacaaaaacaggatAAAGCTATGATGAGCAAATGCTGAGTATTTCAAAATGACTCATTGTTGGATTAGGTTAAACCTGCTAAGTCtgtctgaaaatgtaattaatttaattttcaatggaggtattaaattaaaaaaaaaaaaaactgtgcagatTAAAGAGACCTGAAACATCATCTAGATGGAATCTTTTACATAGCAGAACATGTTCTATGTTGCATAACTGTGCGAGTGATTTATGACACACAAGAATTTACAGAAGTTTCATTCCAACCTGTTGGTTTAGTTACACTATCATGCAATCTGAAAACTGACAAGTGCCTCACCTGACTCCCTGAGGATGTCTGGGTTCGCCATAGTCACAGCAGCTGTAAAATCACTGCCCCTGTACTCCGTCTCAAACTGCCAGGTGACAAAGTGGGACTGCTGTGTCTGATCGCAGCAGGGAAGCAGGGAGCAGTGAAAGGGATTCAGGACATTGAGATGGCTGAGCATGCAAAAAGATCCTTAAAATAGTGCATTTTACACTCATCTTCATAATTACAGCAAAccataattaaataaatgaatgtggcTAACCTGAAACACAGCTTTGGCACGGATTCGTTCGCTGAGGTGAAACAAAGAGTGGGCATTTAAACTGCCAGAGGAGTCCATCTCCCCTATCAGCATGGGGGAATCCTGGGTAAAGGATGGAATATGACACTTCAGAACAAAGAGTGAAAATATTTCCTGAAAAGTCACGATAAACTTTCATACATAAACACTTTACCACTTCTTTGCTATCCATGTCCGACTGCAGGTAGGAGACATGGAAGCGATAGTTTGATGGTCCCACTGCACTGAGATGGAAAGTGTGGCTGACCTTAATTAAAAGACAAGATAAAATTTGTTAGAGGACATTATGTACTTATGACACAATAGCTGTAAGCCATAAATGACAGTCTAGGGGATGGAGAAACACTCCTTTTTAGTACATATGTGGATTATAGCTGTCCAGAGAAGACAAAGTCACCTTAAAGAAGCTGCTCAGAGTCTTGTTGACAACCAGTTTGACTCCTTCTGTTTGCTGAGGAAAGACATCtgtaggggggaaaaaattttttataaccaacagaatatttaaatttcCACTTCTTACAGTTATGATACAACAGTTATTTCTGACTTTACATAATAAACGTGTCAACAAACTCAAAGagctcaaaaaattaaaaaaaaatgcatccaaTAAATTGTGTTTCTCCATCTTTCTGTCATATACAGTgtcatatacagtgctgcttgaaagtacgtgaaCAATATGGGAATTGttcttttacaaaatattaaactgtaaaaaaatctgaatgtgaaATCTCAGAActaacttataaaatgaataagttattatgatttacacccctgattctacttacctacttggtgtaaccaatgtaacttggggttcacttacttttgcacctgcactacttctgtgcaTCTAATAAACGCATGGTTTCCTTTAAACCAACATACAGAACTGGTTTGTAATTATGTAGCATGACAAACACAGCTTCTCATTAAAGAACCATTATGGTAAAACTAAGAGGCACAAGGAGTTcccacactttcaagcagcgctgcaTGCGTCTCTGCTCGTCcattgggtgtgtgtgtgtgtgtgtgtgtgtgtaaaaaaaccgcatgaatgaatgaatgaatgaatgaatgaatgatcagTAGTGCGTGACCTTTGCAGCTGCGGTGGAGCCCGTCGAAGCTGCCGGGGTTGGAAAGGCGCCCGTCCCTGCGGTCCCACCTGGAGAGCGGCGCGTCGCGCGGGAACGGAGAGTTCTGACGCCCCGGGCGGGATGACAAGGCCAGCACGCTGCCCATGGGGGCCGGCAGGGGGCGACAGAGAGCCACTCCCACTTTCAGCCCCAAGGACTAGAGAAACAGAGCACAAACACAGCCATGGTGGTGTGTATAGTGAACACtcacagaagcagcagcagcagcgttgtCACCCCTTCGCTTCCTCGCCACACAGTGCAGCTTGGTGACGTGCAACCAACGGTCGTTTTTCCTTCGCTCCTTCGAACGGCTCTGTCAGCGGCACTTTTGAAGTCGTAaatgaattcaattcaattgtGGTGATAATTCCAGCATTAATTATTACTTAGTTACTACCCTCTGCAATTGAGAAACACTGCAGCCTTACGTGGAAGTAATGCAGTATTTCAGTGTCGGTCACCTGACTTAATCTTATTAATTGCGCACTTTCTACCTCTACGCCGTAATAATATAATTGTGCAGCTGTGTACATAACGGAAAATCTGAGGCAGCAAATGAAAGAcgcaaatgtgaatgtaagctCCAGAATGACAAACAATGGTAAACAAAAAACGATAGCAAACTACTTACGTTCAATTTAATATGTAGAATGCTTCAAAATATTAAGAGATATGCAAAAGCAATAGTTAAAGAAAGGTGTAGGACTaccgctaaataaatgaatgggaTGCTTATACAATAACGCTGCGGAAATGACGACACAGATGTGCGGACCCGGCTTCACTCCGACGAAGACCCACACTATAATGCGTCCCCCTGGAAACAAGGGGAAGATCTACTGTTCCCGATGCGCATTGTATCTGCGAATAAATAACTTGGTTCTATTTTATGCCACTTTTTACGCACTTGTCTTTTCAAAAGTTTCGCCTGCAACAGCGCcactaaatgttttattttgtttgtt
It contains:
- the si:dkey-71l1.1 gene encoding mitochondrial import receptor subunit TOM40B: MGSVLALSSRPGRQNSPFPRDAPLSRWDRRDGRLSNPGSFDGLHRSCKDVFPQQTEGVKLVVNKTLSSFFKVSHTFHLSAVGPSNYRFHVSYLQSDMDSKEVDSPMLIGEMDSSGSLNAHSLFHLSERIRAKAVFQTQQSHFVTWQFETEYRGSDFTAAVTMANPDILRESVIMVAHFLQSVSSQLVLGGELVYHRGRAEEGGILTLAGQYSGPNWVATLNAGKGGAHMSYYHRANKQIQVGVEFEASTRTQETTFSFGYQMDLPEANMVFRGMVDSRCIIGGVLEKRLRPLPATLIMGAFVNHRGDKLQCGLGVNVG